From a single Bacillus sp. NEB1478 genomic region:
- a CDS encoding ATP-binding cassette domain-containing protein: MITVTNVGLRYGDRKLFEDVNIKFTPGNCYGLIGANGAGKSTFLKILSGEIEAQTGDVHMTPGERLAVLKQNHFEYEEQEVMQTVIMGHARLYEVMKEKDAIYMKADFSDEDGMRAAELEGEFAELNGWEAESEAAILLKGLGISENLHTKKMAELTGSEKVKVLLAQTLFGKPDVLLLDEPTNGLDLQAIQWLEDFLINFENTVIVVSHDRHFLNKVCTHMADLDFGKIQIYVGNYDFWYESSQLALRMAQDQNKKKEEKIKELQAFVARFSANASKSKQATSRKKLLDKISLDDIRPSSRKYPYVQFGINREIGNDLLRVEGLTKTVDGVKVLNNVSFVVNKEDKIAFVGKEEIAITTLFKILMGEMEADSGTYKWGVTTSQAYFPRDNTKYFDGSEPTLVEWLRQYSPEDQTESFLRGFLGRMLFSGEEVNKKPSVLSGGEKVRCMLSKMMLSGSNVLLMDDPTNHLDLESITALNNGLINYKGSLLFTSHDHQFVHTIANRIIEITPKGIIDKQMSYDEYLENDELKKQRQLMYQ, encoded by the coding sequence ATGATTACAGTAACTAACGTGGGTCTTCGTTATGGCGACCGTAAGCTGTTTGAAGACGTTAATATAAAGTTCACACCAGGCAACTGCTATGGTTTGATCGGTGCGAATGGTGCGGGGAAATCTACATTTTTGAAAATCTTATCTGGTGAGATCGAGGCTCAAACAGGTGACGTTCACATGACGCCAGGCGAGCGTTTAGCGGTTTTGAAACAGAACCATTTCGAATACGAAGAGCAAGAAGTTATGCAGACGGTTATTATGGGTCACGCTCGTCTATATGAAGTAATGAAAGAAAAAGATGCGATTTATATGAAAGCTGATTTCTCTGATGAAGATGGAATGCGTGCAGCTGAGCTTGAAGGAGAATTTGCTGAGCTTAACGGTTGGGAAGCTGAATCTGAAGCTGCAATCCTTCTAAAAGGACTAGGAATTAGTGAAAACCTTCATACGAAAAAGATGGCTGAACTAACTGGTTCTGAAAAAGTAAAAGTTTTACTTGCACAAACACTTTTTGGAAAGCCAGATGTCCTATTGCTGGATGAGCCTACGAACGGCTTGGATCTTCAAGCAATTCAATGGTTGGAAGACTTCCTAATTAATTTTGAGAATACCGTAATCGTCGTATCCCATGACCGCCACTTCTTAAACAAAGTGTGTACACACATGGCTGACCTTGATTTTGGTAAAATTCAAATCTATGTGGGGAACTACGATTTTTGGTATGAATCCTCTCAATTAGCTTTAAGAATGGCACAAGACCAAAACAAGAAAAAAGAAGAGAAGATTAAAGAACTTCAAGCGTTCGTTGCTCGATTTAGTGCCAATGCATCTAAATCAAAGCAAGCAACTTCTCGTAAAAAGCTTTTAGATAAAATCTCATTAGATGACATCAGACCATCTTCACGTAAATACCCATATGTACAATTTGGAATCAACCGTGAAATCGGAAATGATCTTCTTCGTGTAGAAGGATTAACAAAAACAGTTGATGGTGTAAAAGTTCTAAATAACGTGAGCTTTGTAGTCAATAAAGAAGATAAAATCGCATTTGTTGGTAAAGAAGAAATCGCGATCACAACTTTATTCAAGATCTTGATGGGTGAAATGGAAGCGGACAGCGGAACTTATAAGTGGGGTGTTACGACTTCGCAAGCGTACTTCCCTCGTGATAACACGAAGTACTTTGACGGTAGTGAGCCGACTCTTGTTGAATGGCTTCGTCAGTATTCTCCAGAAGATCAAACAGAAAGCTTCCTTCGTGGATTCCTTGGCCGTATGTTATTCTCTGGTGAAGAAGTAAACAAGAAACCTTCTGTATTGTCTGGAGGAGAGAAAGTGCGCTGTATGCTTTCTAAGATGATGCTGAGCGGAAGTAATGTATTGTTGATGGATGACCCAACAAACCACTTGGATCTAGAATCAATCACAGCGTTAAACAACGGTTTAATCAATTACAAAGGTTCATTGCTCTTCACTTCGCATGACCATCAGTTCGTTCATACAATTGCGAACCGTATTATCGAAATTACACCTAAAGGAATTATCGATAAGCAAATGTCATATGACGAATACTTGGAAAACGATGAGTTGAAAAAACAGCGTCAGTTGATGTATCAATAA
- a CDS encoding MGMT family protein — protein MEGFTERVIQIIKNIPSGYVMTFGQIANLAGSPRGARQVVRILHSMSRKYDLPWHRVINIKGEIGIQDDEGAFTQKALLEREGIRFKGKSTVNLEKYRYHPEPSSYKYPDNEK, from the coding sequence GTGGAAGGATTTACGGAGAGGGTTATCCAGATTATAAAAAACATACCATCAGGGTACGTGATGACTTTTGGACAGATTGCCAATCTTGCAGGAAGTCCGAGAGGCGCACGGCAAGTTGTACGCATCCTCCATTCGATGAGCCGGAAATACGATCTACCTTGGCACCGGGTAATCAATATAAAAGGCGAGATCGGCATACAAGATGACGAAGGAGCTTTTACACAAAAAGCATTGCTGGAACGTGAAGGAATACGATTTAAAGGAAAAAGCACAGTGAATTTAGAAAAATACCGTTACCACCCTGAGCCATCTTCATATAAATATCCTGATAATGAAAAATAG
- a CDS encoding DUF2254 domain-containing protein: protein MFRMKFMDNYLKKYTRMSERELSHSVQSNMWFTPVLYVLLSSLLVIATLTSDLKYHLGNQMHPFFAVDYDLTLQLVGTLTAAILTLTTFTFNLILVVFTTFSGQFSPRTLKNFIASKSTQRVLGIFTASFAYMLISFLFLNKRLAEFYFAVPVVAAIIAALSMGTFIFFINHAVAWLQVNQMTHDMKKEALSIVKNTLENEVDPFKVNDLSTVNSDICEERGYSINAGKSGYIKLIDFHSIIEEAEKDDIVVQLEYSIGSYVFASTPIITYWKKDDNKVNEQKYMAFISIGRKQTEVQDIEFSINKLVEVSIRSLGNYDPKTATNAIYQLGEVLSSISRSSTFSKYLVDHNNNLRVVLQEREFSHYLYHSFGYIRHYAKDNVIVCTEILKVLDLMAKSLNERDYKAVWEFGVFTASGFEDLFLFTLDYQQFHNALHNLSVTTKHEKEYEEFWGKNKAN, encoded by the coding sequence ATGTTTAGAATGAAATTCATGGATAATTATTTAAAGAAATATACGAGGATGTCTGAAAGGGAACTATCTCATTCCGTTCAATCGAATATGTGGTTTACGCCCGTTCTCTACGTTTTATTATCTTCTTTGTTAGTCATAGCTACCTTGACGTCCGATCTTAAATATCATCTCGGAAATCAAATGCATCCATTTTTTGCAGTGGACTATGATCTTACTCTTCAATTGGTCGGAACACTTACGGCTGCCATTTTAACGCTGACTACCTTTACGTTTAACTTAATACTGGTTGTTTTTACTACATTCTCGGGACAGTTTTCACCACGCACGCTGAAAAATTTTATTGCTAGTAAATCAACACAGCGAGTGCTTGGAATATTTACTGCCAGTTTTGCCTATATGTTAATTTCTTTTCTATTTTTGAATAAAAGGCTCGCGGAATTTTATTTTGCTGTACCTGTTGTCGCAGCAATTATTGCTGCTCTCTCCATGGGAACATTTATCTTTTTTATTAATCACGCTGTCGCATGGCTGCAGGTTAATCAGATGACACACGATATGAAAAAAGAAGCCTTATCTATCGTGAAAAATACGTTAGAAAATGAAGTAGATCCATTTAAAGTAAATGATCTGAGTACAGTTAACAGTGATATATGTGAGGAGAGAGGCTACTCAATCAATGCTGGAAAGTCTGGCTATATTAAACTGATTGATTTTCACTCTATTATTGAGGAAGCCGAAAAAGACGATATTGTAGTACAGCTGGAATATTCGATTGGAAGCTATGTGTTTGCTTCAACACCAATCATTACGTATTGGAAAAAAGACGATAATAAAGTTAATGAACAAAAATATATGGCTTTTATTAGTATTGGAAGAAAACAAACTGAAGTTCAGGATATAGAGTTCAGTATCAACAAGTTAGTTGAAGTGTCAATCCGCTCATTAGGAAATTATGATCCGAAAACAGCAACAAATGCCATCTATCAGCTTGGAGAAGTACTTTCCTCCATATCACGCAGTTCGACCTTTTCGAAGTATTTAGTGGATCATAACAATAACCTTCGAGTGGTTTTGCAAGAAAGGGAATTCAGCCATTATCTTTATCATTCTTTTGGTTATATTCGTCATTATGCAAAAGATAACGTTATTGTGTGTACAGAAATACTGAAGGTTCTCGATTTAATGGCAAAATCTCTTAATGAGCGGGATTACAAAGCAGTTTGGGAATTTGGCGTTTTTACGGCCAGCGGATTTGAAGATCTTTTTCTTTTCACCTTAGATTATCAGCAATTTCATAATGCATTACATAATCTATCCGTTACTACAAAACATGAAAAAGAGTATGAAGAGTTTTGGGGGAAAAACAAAGCAAATTAA
- a CDS encoding serine/threonine-protein kinase — protein sequence MFTEFRKTLQRLWYDRPLKPGHTLEHRYTILEVLGMGSYGITYLASDQKTNTKVVLKQLRTTKARTASGLRSFKRESIILETLQHPRVPRLLDVFENENNHFIVMEWIQGKTFEDLIFRKDHKYSEKDTIRILVELLTIVETFHEKGIIHRDLRIPNIIERNGKLHIIDFGLACFLTDQEDLEPNEHPEKLRMRAVAMKSDLFALGHFALFLLYSTYEPLSRKERGWQEELDISLSFKTILRKMLQLDEPFQSACEARIALEKI from the coding sequence ATGTTCACAGAATTTCGAAAGACTCTTCAACGTTTATGGTATGACCGACCATTAAAGCCTGGTCATACCCTAGAGCATCGCTATACTATACTGGAAGTTCTCGGTATGGGGAGTTACGGTATCACGTATTTGGCTTCAGATCAGAAAACAAACACAAAAGTTGTTTTAAAACAGCTCCGAACGACGAAAGCCAGAACAGCCAGTGGTCTGAGATCTTTTAAACGGGAATCTATCATTTTAGAAACCTTGCAGCATCCCCGGGTCCCTCGACTATTGGATGTTTTCGAAAATGAGAACAATCATTTTATTGTGATGGAGTGGATTCAGGGGAAAACATTTGAGGATCTTATTTTTCGCAAAGATCATAAGTACTCAGAAAAAGACACCATCCGGATCTTGGTGGAGCTCTTAACAATTGTAGAAACTTTTCATGAGAAAGGGATTATTCATCGTGATCTGAGGATTCCCAATATTATTGAACGAAACGGTAAACTCCACATTATCGATTTCGGTCTTGCTTGTTTTTTAACCGATCAAGAAGATCTGGAACCTAATGAACATCCTGAAAAACTTCGTATGCGAGCAGTCGCAATGAAAAGCGACCTTTTTGCACTCGGGCATTTCGCCTTGTTCCTGCTCTATTCTACCTATGAACCTTTATCTAGAAAGGAAAGAGGCTGGCAAGAAGAATTGGACATCTCACTGTCATTTAAAACTATACTTCGCAAAATGCTGCAACTCGACGAACCATTTCAGTCTGCATGCGAAGCGCGGATCGCATTAGAAAAAATATAA
- a CDS encoding DUF2198 family protein: MMEYVLAALLPLFFMLFFNRVLFTKYLPLGITILILLFGFDGLHQPVTLQIIACLSTAAGFFIGLKIHNMQKKKVR; the protein is encoded by the coding sequence ATGATGGAATATGTTCTTGCGGCACTGCTGCCACTTTTTTTTATGTTGTTTTTTAATCGCGTTTTATTTACAAAATACTTGCCTTTAGGGATTACGATACTGATTTTATTATTTGGATTTGATGGATTGCATCAACCAGTGACTCTGCAGATCATTGCATGTTTATCAACAGCGGCTGGTTTTTTTATAGGTTTGAAGATCCACAATATGCAAAAGAAAAAAGTAAGATAA
- a CDS encoding sulfite exporter TauE/SafE family protein yields MDFIYILLGLCIGIFSGFFGIGGGFILTPVLILFGVPPLSAIGTSLMYSIGTSVSGVAAHLRFKNIIWKIAMILGFSGVVATQVAHPLVVWLDKNGYDDTVIPVFYILLLGYFALSLLYKQSKQKTNIKRDGYLFSWPNAIFIGFTGGFISTTLGVGGGFVMVPLLISMMNLHSRKAVGTSLVSVFLIVTAGFITYASSTQLEYKLGILLILGALVGTQLGAKLTTIYSNEHIQKYLGALYITILSSVILKLFNFDKTGLIVIGVYVFSMLIIFLKEMITHTKRKTSTS; encoded by the coding sequence ATGGATTTTATTTATATATTACTAGGGTTGTGCATCGGTATTTTCTCCGGATTCTTCGGGATTGGGGGAGGCTTTATTTTAACTCCTGTACTCATCTTATTTGGAGTCCCTCCATTGTCTGCAATCGGAACAAGCTTAATGTATTCAATTGGAACGAGTGTATCTGGAGTAGCAGCCCATTTGCGTTTTAAAAATATAATTTGGAAAATCGCAATGATCTTAGGATTTTCAGGGGTTGTTGCCACACAGGTAGCACATCCTCTTGTTGTCTGGCTCGATAAAAACGGATATGACGATACGGTCATCCCTGTCTTTTATATATTGCTTCTTGGATACTTTGCTCTTTCCCTGCTTTATAAACAATCAAAACAAAAAACGAATATTAAAAGGGATGGTTATTTGTTTTCCTGGCCAAACGCGATATTTATCGGGTTCACTGGAGGATTCATATCAACTACACTAGGTGTTGGCGGAGGGTTCGTTATGGTACCTCTTCTTATTTCTATGATGAACTTACATTCACGAAAAGCTGTAGGTACAAGCTTGGTAAGCGTGTTTCTAATCGTAACAGCAGGATTCATCACTTATGCATCATCTACACAGTTAGAGTACAAGCTTGGGATTCTTTTAATATTAGGCGCTTTAGTAGGTACACAGCTAGGGGCAAAACTGACAACGATTTATTCAAACGAACACATTCAAAAATATTTAGGAGCCCTTTATATTACAATTTTGAGCTCAGTCATCCTAAAGCTTTTTAACTTCGATAAGACAGGACTTATCGTGATCGGTGTTTATGTATTTTCGATGTTAATTATTTTCTTAAAAGAAATGATCACACATACAAAAAGAAAGACGTCGACCTCTTAA
- the uvrB gene encoding excinuclease ABC subunit UvrB, whose product MSESHSFQIKSDYQPQGDQPAAITHLVNNINEGKRSMTLLGATGTGKTFTVSNVIQEVNKPTLVIAHNKTLAGQLYSELKEFFPNNAVEYFVSYYDYYQPEAYIAHSDTYIEKDASINDEIDKLRHSATSSLFERKDVIIVASVSCIYGLGSPEEYRDMVISLREGMEKDRDQLLRDLVDIQYNRNDINFTRGTFRVRGDVVEIFPASRDERCLRVEFFGDEIDRITEVDALTGEIIGERSHVAIFPASHFVTREEKMKLAIKRIEAELVERLKELNDAGKLLEAQRLEQRTRYDLEMMAEMGFCSGIENYSVHLTLRPPGSTPYTLLDYFPEDSLIVIDESHVTLPQIRGMYNGDQARKSVLVEHGFRLPSAKDNRPLTFEEFEKYKFQHIYVSATPGPYELEHAPDPVEQIIRPTGLLDPTLEVRPIKGQIDDLLGEINERVAKNERVLVTTLTKKMSEDLTDYFVELGIKVRYLHSEIKTLERIQIIRDLRLGVFDVLVGINLLREGLDIPEVSLVAILDADKEGFLRSERSLIQTIGRAARNSNGHVIMYGDKITKSMQIAIDETQRRREKQMKHNEEHGITPQTIKKEVRDLIRATQAAEDTESYTGTKAPKQKMSKKDREAFIERMEKEMKDAAKNLQFERAAELRDLILELKAEG is encoded by the coding sequence GTGAGTGAAAGTCATTCGTTTCAAATCAAATCGGATTATCAGCCGCAGGGCGACCAGCCAGCTGCGATAACCCATCTAGTAAACAATATTAATGAAGGTAAACGAAGTATGACCTTGCTTGGTGCAACAGGGACAGGGAAGACGTTTACCGTATCTAACGTTATACAGGAAGTAAATAAACCTACACTCGTTATTGCTCATAACAAGACACTAGCCGGACAGCTTTATAGTGAACTTAAAGAATTTTTTCCTAACAACGCTGTTGAATATTTTGTTTCTTATTATGATTACTACCAGCCGGAAGCATACATTGCACATTCTGATACTTACATCGAGAAAGACGCAAGCATCAATGACGAAATTGATAAACTTCGCCACTCTGCTACGTCGTCACTTTTTGAACGGAAAGACGTTATTATCGTTGCCAGTGTGTCATGCATTTATGGTCTAGGTTCTCCTGAGGAATATCGTGACATGGTAATTTCTTTGCGAGAAGGAATGGAAAAAGACCGTGATCAGCTTCTTCGCGATTTAGTAGACATACAGTACAACCGGAATGATATTAATTTTACGCGGGGTACGTTTCGTGTTCGCGGTGATGTGGTGGAAATCTTCCCGGCTTCACGCGATGAACGCTGTTTAAGGGTAGAGTTTTTTGGTGATGAAATTGACCGGATTACAGAAGTAGATGCACTCACAGGTGAAATAATCGGCGAGCGAAGTCACGTTGCTATTTTCCCTGCTTCCCACTTCGTAACCCGTGAAGAGAAAATGAAGCTTGCAATCAAACGAATCGAAGCGGAACTCGTAGAACGACTTAAAGAATTAAACGACGCAGGTAAGCTGTTAGAAGCACAACGATTGGAACAGAGAACACGCTATGATCTTGAAATGATGGCTGAAATGGGATTTTGTTCAGGCATTGAAAACTACTCCGTTCATCTGACACTTAGACCGCCAGGATCAACACCTTATACACTGCTCGATTATTTTCCTGAGGACTCGCTGATTGTAATAGATGAGTCTCACGTAACGTTACCTCAGATCAGAGGGATGTATAACGGAGATCAGGCGAGAAAGAGCGTTCTTGTGGAGCACGGCTTCCGTCTGCCTTCTGCAAAGGATAACCGTCCATTAACGTTTGAAGAATTTGAAAAATACAAGTTTCAGCACATCTATGTTTCTGCAACGCCGGGTCCTTATGAGCTGGAGCATGCGCCTGATCCTGTTGAGCAGATTATTCGTCCAACAGGCCTGCTGGACCCTACACTAGAAGTGCGTCCGATTAAAGGGCAAATCGATGACCTGCTTGGTGAGATCAATGAGAGAGTCGCAAAAAATGAAAGAGTGCTCGTTACAACATTAACGAAAAAGATGTCTGAAGATCTTACCGATTATTTTGTAGAACTTGGTATAAAAGTCCGTTACCTGCACTCAGAGATTAAAACACTGGAGCGGATCCAGATCATCAGGGATTTACGTCTGGGAGTGTTTGATGTCCTAGTCGGAATCAACCTTCTAAGAGAAGGTTTAGATATTCCGGAAGTTTCTCTCGTAGCAATTTTAGATGCTGATAAAGAAGGATTCCTTCGCTCTGAACGGTCATTGATTCAGACGATCGGCCGGGCAGCACGTAACTCAAACGGGCACGTTATTATGTATGGAGATAAAATTACGAAATCCATGCAGATTGCAATAGATGAAACGCAGCGAAGAAGAGAAAAACAGATGAAACATAATGAAGAACACGGCATTACACCTCAAACAATTAAGAAAGAGGTTCGTGATCTCATTCGTGCCACTCAAGCAGCTGAAGATACAGAATCATACACCGGCACAAAAGCTCCTAAGCAAAAGATGAGCAAAAAGGATCGCGAAGCCTTTATCGAAAGAATGGAAAAGGAAATGAAAGATGCCGCAAAGAACCTTCAGTTCGAGCGTGCAGCTGAGCTTCGTGACCTCATACTTGAGTTAAAAGCGGAAGGATGA
- the uvrA gene encoding excinuclease ABC subunit UvrA, whose translation MATNQNIVVKGARAHNLKNIDITIPRDKLVVLTGLSGSGKSSLAFDTIYAEGQRRYVESLSAYARQFLGQMDKPDVDSIEGLSPAISIDQKTTSRNPRSTVGTVTEIYDYLRLLFARVGRPVCPVHNVEITSQTIEQMVDRILEYPERTKLQILAPVVSGRKGEHVKTLEDIKKQGYVRVRINGEMQEVSEEIKLEKNKKHSIEIVIDRIVVKEGIATRLADSLEAALSLGSGSVIVDVMGEEELLFSQNHACPYCGFSIGELEPRLFSFNSPFGACQSCDGLGVKLEVDPELVIPDWSLSLNENAIAPWEPISSQYYPQLLKSICNHFGIDMDTPVKDLPKDQMDKILNGSGKEFITFRYKNDFGQVRKNEIQFEGVLANIQRRYRETSSDYIREQMEGYMAQKPCPTCKGHRLKKEALAVLINGKHIGQTTAMSITEAKEFFDNLDLTNKERAIAKLILREIVDRSGFLINVGLDYLTLSRAAGTLSGGEAQRIRLATQVGSRLMGVLYILDEPSIGLHQRDNDRLIRTLEEMRSLGNTLIVVEHDEDTMLAADYIIDIGPGAGAHGGVITSKGTPQEIMEDPESLTGQYLSGKKFIPLPKKRRKPDGRFIEVKGATENNLKNVSVKIPLGLFTGVTGVSGSGKSTLVNEILHKALAQKLHRAKDKPGTHKEIKGLEHIDKVIDIDQSPIGRTPRSNPATYTGVFDDIRDVFAATNEAKVRGYKKGRFSFNVKGGRCEACRGDGIIKIEMHFLPDVYVPCEICHGKRYNRETLEVKYKGMNIADILNMTVEDSVEFFANIPKINRKLQTILDVGLGYIKLGQSATTLSGGEAQRVKLASQLHKRSTGKTIYILDEPTTGLHVDDISRLLVVLQRLVDNGDSVLVIEHNLDVIKQCDHLIDLGPEGGNKGGTIVGTGTPEELAEVEESHTGRYLAPILKRDKKRMTGKVKEKEKLAK comes from the coding sequence TTGGCTACCAATCAAAACATAGTTGTTAAGGGTGCAAGAGCCCATAATTTAAAAAATATAGATATTACGATTCCACGAGATAAGCTGGTTGTTTTAACTGGCTTATCAGGTTCTGGAAAATCTTCATTGGCTTTTGACACGATTTATGCTGAAGGCCAGCGCCGTTACGTAGAATCACTTTCTGCTTATGCGCGCCAATTTTTAGGACAGATGGATAAGCCGGATGTTGATTCCATAGAGGGACTTTCACCGGCGATTTCAATCGATCAGAAAACAACGAGCCGTAACCCTCGTTCAACAGTAGGAACGGTTACAGAAATCTATGATTATCTTCGTCTTTTATTTGCGCGTGTCGGACGACCAGTTTGTCCGGTTCATAACGTAGAAATTACGTCCCAGACGATTGAACAAATGGTAGATCGTATTTTGGAATATCCGGAGCGAACAAAGCTTCAAATTTTGGCACCTGTTGTTTCAGGACGCAAAGGGGAACATGTTAAAACCCTGGAGGATATTAAAAAACAGGGTTATGTTCGCGTGCGGATTAATGGGGAAATGCAAGAGGTTTCCGAAGAAATTAAGCTTGAAAAAAATAAAAAGCATTCAATTGAAATCGTCATCGACCGGATTGTTGTAAAAGAAGGGATCGCAACACGTTTAGCAGATTCCCTGGAGGCTGCTCTCAGTCTAGGAAGCGGTAGTGTTATCGTTGATGTTATGGGGGAAGAAGAACTCTTATTCTCTCAAAATCATGCTTGTCCTTATTGCGGTTTTTCGATCGGAGAACTCGAACCGCGTTTGTTTTCGTTTAACAGCCCATTTGGTGCCTGTCAGTCGTGTGATGGCTTAGGAGTGAAACTGGAAGTCGATCCGGAACTTGTCATTCCTGATTGGAGCCTATCACTTAATGAAAATGCAATTGCACCTTGGGAACCAATCAGTTCTCAGTATTATCCTCAGCTTCTAAAAAGCATTTGTAATCACTTTGGCATCGATATGGACACACCTGTAAAAGACTTGCCAAAAGATCAGATGGATAAGATTTTAAACGGCAGTGGAAAAGAATTTATAACTTTCCGCTACAAAAACGATTTTGGTCAAGTGCGCAAAAACGAAATTCAGTTTGAAGGCGTACTTGCTAACATTCAGCGCCGTTACCGCGAGACGAGTTCTGATTACATCCGTGAACAGATGGAAGGATATATGGCACAAAAGCCATGTCCGACATGTAAGGGTCACCGTTTAAAGAAAGAAGCTCTTGCTGTACTCATTAATGGAAAACATATCGGGCAAACAACGGCTATGTCTATTACTGAGGCGAAAGAATTTTTCGACAATCTTGATTTAACGAACAAAGAACGTGCAATCGCTAAGCTGATCCTCCGTGAAATCGTGGACCGATCTGGATTCTTGATTAATGTTGGATTAGATTATCTTACATTGAGCAGGGCGGCAGGAACACTATCCGGCGGGGAAGCCCAGCGTATACGATTAGCCACTCAAGTCGGTTCAAGATTGATGGGAGTCCTATATATTCTGGATGAGCCTTCAATCGGGCTTCACCAGCGTGACAATGACCGTTTGATCCGCACGCTCGAAGAAATGCGTTCCCTTGGGAACACGCTGATCGTCGTTGAACATGACGAAGACACGATGCTAGCGGCAGATTATATTATTGATATTGGGCCAGGAGCAGGTGCACATGGCGGTGTGATTACCTCAAAAGGTACACCTCAGGAAATTATGGAAGATCCTGAATCTCTTACAGGCCAGTATTTGTCAGGCAAGAAATTCATTCCTCTTCCTAAAAAGCGCCGTAAACCTGATGGCCGTTTTATAGAAGTGAAAGGTGCCACAGAAAACAATCTGAAAAATGTTTCTGTGAAGATTCCGCTCGGATTATTTACGGGAGTAACAGGGGTTTCAGGATCCGGAAAAAGTACGCTTGTAAACGAGATCTTGCATAAAGCACTTGCACAGAAACTCCATCGCGCGAAAGATAAGCCAGGAACTCATAAAGAAATAAAGGGTCTTGAGCACATCGACAAAGTTATCGATATTGACCAATCACCGATCGGACGTACACCGAGATCCAATCCAGCTACGTATACAGGCGTTTTTGATGATATTCGTGATGTTTTTGCTGCCACAAATGAGGCAAAGGTTCGCGGTTATAAAAAAGGACGTTTCTCGTTCAACGTAAAAGGCGGAAGATGTGAAGCTTGCCGTGGTGACGGGATTATTAAAATCGAAATGCACTTTTTACCGGATGTTTATGTACCGTGTGAAATTTGTCATGGTAAAAGGTATAACCGTGAAACGCTGGAAGTGAAGTACAAAGGAATGAACATTGCCGACATTTTGAACATGACAGTCGAAGATTCAGTAGAATTTTTCGCGAATATTCCTAAGATTAATCGCAAACTGCAAACCATTTTAGACGTTGGGTTAGGCTACATTAAACTGGGACAGTCAGCCACGACATTATCCGGCGGTGAAGCGCAGCGTGTGAAATTGGCTTCGCAGCTTCATAAGCGTTCTACCGGTAAGACGATTTATATCCTCGACGAACCAACAACAGGACTTCATGTGGATGACATTTCACGGTTGCTCGTCGTGCTGCAGCGTCTTGTAGACAACGGAGATTCAGTTCTCGTTATTGAGCACAATCTGGATGTTATCAAGCAGTGTGATCATCTTATTGATCTCGGACCTGAAGGCGGAAACAAAGGTGGTACAATCGTTGGGACAGGCACACCAGAAGAGCTGGCAGAAGTCGAAGAATCTCATACAGGCCGTTATCTGGCACCGATTTTAAAACGTGATAAAAAACGGATGACCGGTAAAGTGAAAGAAAAAGAAAAACTCGCAAAATAA